Within Streptomyces sp. V4I8, the genomic segment GGCCTCGTGGGTACGCACTTGCGCGAGCCGGCTGGATGCCTTCGGCCGTCTCGTGGCCGGGAAGGTCGCCGGCGCGGCGGTGGCGTTCTTCGACGAGACGGGGTTCCGCACCGCCGGGTGCCTGCACTGGCTGCACTCCGCCTCCAGCGGCCAGTTCGTACACCTGTCGGTGCACCGCCGCCGCGGTCGCGAAGGCATCGACGCGGCCGGGATACTGCCCGGCTTCACCGGCATCGCCATGCACGACGCCTGGGCGCCCTACGACTCCTACCCGCAGGCCGAACACGCCTTGTGCTCGGCACACGTACTACGCGAACTGGTCGCGGTCACCGAGCGGGGCAGCGAGAAGGCCCGGTGCGCGGCCTACCGCGCCATCGACGCCGTGCTGGCCCTGAAGAAGGCCGCGGAAGAGGCCCGAGCGGACGGGCTCGACGCGATCGCCGTGTCCGTGAAGGACGGTGAGCTTGGGGCGCTGGCCCAGGCGGTGGCCGACGGGCTGAAGGCGACCGCCACCCGCAGCTCGAAGACCGAGGCGAAGTACCACGCCCTGTTCAGACGGCTGACGAAGCGCTGGAACGACTACCTGCGCTGGGTCCACGACCTCACACTGCCGTTCGACAACAACCCAGCCGAACAGACGATCAGGATGGCCAAGCTGCGGATCAAGGTCTCCGGCTGCCTGCGCACGCTGCACGGCGCGCAGGACTTCGCCGCGATCCGCACCTACCTGGCCACCGCCACCCGACACGAGCAGCCCATGCTCGACGTCCTCATCCAGGCCATGCGCGGCAGCCCCTGGATGCCCGCCCTCGGCTGATCACCGGTCCCGCCAACCGGCAATCACGCACGCCTCCGGACCGAGACACCTATCCAGTCACGACGTCGGTACCGCCATCGCCACGGCGGAAGGCGCCCCGGCATCCGCCGCCGCATCCGTCCATGGCTACGTCGAGCTCGCCCCCGAAGTGGAGTTCTCCTACAACGGCAGCGCCCGTGATCACTTCCTCGGCCTCACCGGTGACTGGACCGCGCAGTGGGCGCTCAAGGGCCGTGCGGCAGGTGGCGTGAAACAGCGCATACCGTTCGCCAAGCTCCACGCCGATCCAGTGATCCAGGTCGGCCCCGTGCCGGTCGTGGTGAATCTCGACCTCACCTGCTACATACAGGTTGAGGCCGATGGCCGGATCACTCTGGACGTTGAGCACAAGGTCACGGGAGACTTCCGGGTCGGCGCCGGCTACACCTCGGCAGAGGGCTGGAGTCCGGAAAGCACTTCCCATGTCAAGAGTTCGCCCGTGAACGCGAGTGTCACAGCGGCGGGCCGGGCCCAGTCCACCCTTGGTGCCGAAGCCACCGTGGGGCTGTACGGCATGGCGGGCGTCATGGCCGACTTCGCTCCCTACTTGCGTGGCGATGCCAGGGCCACCGCCACCGCATCCACCAAGGGCAAAGCCTCGGTCGTCGGCACCTGGGCCCTCCACGGCGGCTTCGACCTGAGCGGAAATCTCCAGTTCCAGCTCTCGGTCTTCGGGACGCCGGTCTTCTCACACAGCATTCCGGTGGGCCGTCTCCACCGTGAATGGCGGATAGCAGGCGGCGAGGGCGGCGCGACCGCGGCGCCATCCGCCTGAACCGTGCCTGCCTGGCGGCCGGTCCACTTGTCCGTTCGACAGCTCATGAGGGCGGTCGAGTTGCCGCCACGTGGGGTCGCGTCCGCAGCGGCGCGCGTGACCCCACGCACGTGGCGGCAACGTTTCTGGGCAACGCGAGGCGCGATCCCGCAGCGCCCGTGCAGAGCTCGGGCTCGTAGCGGGGGTCGCCGGCGTTCAGCGGCGCATGACTCGCCGCTGGGACGTCCCCCTCGATCTCGCGGTCACTTCAGGCGCAGTTGCTGGCCGGGATAGATGAAGTCGGCGTCCTCGACGATGTCCCGGTTCAGCTGGAACAGCTTCTGCCAGCCACCCTTGACGTCGTGCTTCTCGGCGATCGAGCTGAGGGTGTCACCCTTGACGACCTTGTACTCGCCGTGGCCCTTCTTGACCTTCTTGCCGGTCGGGGTGGTGACGCTCTGGTGCTTGTCGATGGACGGGCGCTCGGTGGAGCGGGACGTGTGCTGCTGCTCGGTGGCGCGAGTAGTGGCGCCCTGGTCGCGCTGGGAAGGCACGCTGTTGGAGGAGCCGGTGTAGGCGGCCTTGGACAGGCCCTTGCCGCAGGCCGGCCAGGCGCCGCTGCCCTGGCTCGCGAGGACCTTCTCGGCTATCTGGATCTGCTGGGCCTTGGTGGCCTGGTCGGCGGTGGCGGCGTACTTCGTGCCGCCGTACGCGGCCCAGGTGGAGGCGGAGAACTGCAGACCGCCGTAGTAGCCGTTGCCGGTGTTGATCGACCAGTTGCCGCCGGACTCGCACTGTGCGACGGCGTCCCACTCGGAGGCGGTGGCGGCGGAGGCGCTGCCGGCCGCCATCAGCGGGGCGGCGACGGCGGCGGCGCCGGTGACGCCGACGACGGCGATGACCCGAGCGGCCATGGAGGGACGAATGTGCTTACGCGTGCCGGATAACAGCATGGATGAATTCCTCACCGACGCCTGCGAGGTGAGCTGTCGGGTTAGGACCGGTTGAGTGTCCCTGCCATGACTCGCTTGTACGAGGCATGGATTCACCCCAAGCCGCACCGGTCAACTGCTCGGAACGGCACTTACCTTGGGTCCCCCACTCCTGCCTACGGCGCTTGACGCGTCGACTGTTCCCGCACGGCCGCTGGCAGGATTCGGCGTTGCGGCAGGCGGGGCCCGCGGTGGCGAGCGGTCATGACCGTAGACATGTGATCCGCTGAATTCCCAAAACGATCAAGGCTTCTGAGAACTATCTCTCACAGCCGACATTGGGACAATTCGGCGCGAAGTGATGCGTGAACTGCCTCTGAATCCCCACCGTTCGACGCTCAGACCCTTCAGCTGTAGATCATGGTGGTTGCGGGAGTTCTGTTGGTGTGTCGGGTCCGGCTGGGACGGTGTGACCGTGTGCTCGGCGGCGTCGGTGGCAGGCACGGGCGATGGCCTGGTGGAGGCGGCGGTAGGCGGACCAGGCCAGGCCGTGCCGGATGCGTTGGTGGCGGTCGGGCAGCGGGGTGAGCAAGATGAGCAGGCGCCTGATCTCGAAGGCGGTGAAGCGGACGGGGGCGGGTGGGCTGCTGGGATCAGGCGGGTCCCCCTCTCTCGGCGACGGGTGCTGTCGGCGCGGGCTGGCCGTAGCGGGTCCGGGCCAGCGGGCCGTTCTCGCGGGCGGTGGCTGCGTCGCAGCCGACCAGGAACGCGGCGGCCAGCTGGGCGAGGGTGACGTGCCGGTACCAGCCGTGGAAAGAGCGGACCTCGTAGTCAGCCATCCCGCAGGCGGACTTCGCCAGCTTGATCGCCTCTTCCACCCGCCAGCGCGCGCCCGGCACCAAAACGATCTCCTCGACCGGGGTGTCGGCCGGGCCCCAGCCCAGGTAGTAGTCGCGTTTGCCGGGATCCTCCAGGCGGCGTCGCGCGACCAGCCACCGCGCCCACGCCTGGCCATCGACCATCTCCTCCTCGCCGGGGAGTCGCCGCACCCACCACTGCCACGTGCGGGTATCCAACTGGGAGGGCCCGGCGGGCAGTTCGACCCAGTCCTCCTCCCGCGCGACCCGCTCCACCAGCCGGGCGGCGTGCCGCCAGCCCGGACGCTGCAGCACCGGCGAGTTCGCCTGCACGTTGACCACGTACGGCAGACGATGTTCCTCCAGGAAGGAACGGAACGCACGCTCGCGCCCGTACACCTCGTCGGCGGCCACCCACACCTTCCCCGGCTCCTGAGGCAGGTCGGGCAGCGCCCGCTCGATCATCGCCTCCGCCAGCCGTGGCTTGGTCAGGAAGCCGCGCTGCTCGGGCACGTGCGCGGCCCGGCAGCGATCCGGCTCGTCCGTCCATTCCCGTGGCAGGTACAACTCCCGGTCGATCAACGCCTGCCCCGCACCGGTGGCCCACGCACACATCACCCCGATCTGGCAGGGGAATACCCCGCCGAGCGTCCCGGAGTGCTGCCTCGCCACCCCGGCCGAAGCCTTCCCGCGCTTGGCGAACCCGGTCTCGTCCACCACCAGCACCCCGGCCCCGCCGGGCCCCGCGCCCACGCCGTCGTCCGCCAGCTCGGCGACGGCGTACCGGCGGGTGAAGTCCCGCACCCCCTCCACGTCCCACTTCGCCCGGTCCAGCAAGTGCTGCTGGTTCCACGGCACACGCTCTCCGGCCCACTCCGCCAGCTGCCAGCCGTTCTTGCGCGAGACCGGCCCCAGTAGGCCCCGGACGCACATCTCCCCATGCCACTGCGTCTCCACCCGGCCGAACAGGTCCCCGACCCCCACCAGCAGATCGTCCAGCCGCCCCGCCCACTCCTCCGCCCACTCCCGGTCCGACACCTCGACCGGGACATCCAGCAACTCCGCCTTCATACACGGCAGTTACCCAGCTTAGAGACCCTCGAACTCCCGCAACCACCATGATCTACAGCTGAAGGGTCAGAAACGGCAGCTGTAGTTCCTGGTCGGTAGGGCATTGTTGCTGGTCAAGTCGTTGCGGCTGCGGTGATGTTGTTCCAGTGGCAGTGGGCCTGGGCGGCCTGATGCTGATGGCGGCGACGCCAGGCGGACCAGTGCAGTACTGGTCGTAGTCGCGGCAGGGCGCGGGCAGTACGGTGGCCCGCAGGATCCGGAGTAGTTCACGAGCGCTGGCCGTCACGATGCCGGCTGGGCCGGTCGGGCTCGCGGCGGCGGTGCGTACGCGGGTGACAGTGAGGACGGCGGCAGCGAGCATGCTGATGAGGGTCCAGCGCATCCAGGAGTTCCAGCAGGTGGTCTGGCCTTGGTCGAGACCACAGGTGCCCTTGTGGAGCTGGAAGTCTTCCTCGATCTTCCACCGGTGGCAGATCACTTCGACCAGGGTGGCCAGGGTGACGGGGTTCGCGGAGTGGCAGCGGTAGAAGGAGACTTCGCCGGTGTAGCGGTGACGGCGGATGACCAGAAAGGCGTGGCCCGCCTCGTGGCCGTCGGGCGTGTCATCAGGGTGGACGTCGACCAGTGCCCAGTCGTAGTGACGGTCGCCCTTGAGTCCGTGCCCGGTACGCATCCGCATCCACGCCTTCTTCGGGACGAGCTGGGCGAGTTCGGCGGCGGTGAAGCGGCCGCAGGCCGTCGTGACATGGTGGTCGGCCCTGACAGCCAGCGCGTAGTCGAAGCCCAGGCGGCGGGCCTCGCAGCGAAGCTCGCGCCCGCCGTAGACCTCATCGCCGGCGAACCAGCGCGCCACGATGCCCTGAACGCGGGCACGGGCGAGCATGGCGGCCGCGAGCTGGGGCTTGTGGCGAAGGCGATCTCGTCGGGCACGTGCCGCAGCAGGCGCCGCTCTTCGTCCTCGGCCCAGGCGGCGGGCAGGTATAAGGCCCGGTCGATGATCGCGTGGCCGCGGTAGGCCGCGAAGGTGAGGTGGACGGCGACCTGGCACAGACCCACCCCGCCGAGCGCGCCGGAGTACTGGTGAGCAGCACCGACGCAGTCGGTGGAGGACATCGCGTCCCCGGTCTCGTCCACGATCAACACCGCCTCGGGGCCGGCGAGTTCGCCGGCAGTCCAGGCGGCGATCCGGTCCCGGGCCAGATCATGGTCGACGGCGGCGCGGGACAGGAAGTGCTGCAGCCGGTGCGGCCCGCAGTGCCCCAGCGCCTCGGCCAGCGTCCAGCAGTTACGGGTGTCCAGCTCCATCAGCACGGCCTGCGTCATCTCCCGCGCCACACTCCGCGGCTCACGGCGCTCGAAACAGTCCGCGATCTGGTCTGTCGCAGCCCCGAGCGCTGCCGTCCACTCCTGCCCGGCTATCGTGGCTTCCGC encodes:
- a CDS encoding IS66 family transposase, with the protein product MSDAAVPPSYEELAVLVVQLREELAAARERIVVLEGQVVDLTARLGKNSANSSRPPSSDGLAKPAPKSLRGKSGRGPGRPKGQKGITLRQVADPDHRVEHRPHGPCAGCGADLAGAVVAGIERRQVFDLPERIGLEVTEHQVLTCRCACGRSEKASGPEGVRAPVQYGPGLAAAGVYLMHGQFLSKDRTATALADLFDASVAPGTVASWVRTCASRLDAFGRLVAGKVAGAAVAFFDETGFRTAGCLHWLHSASSGQFVHLSVHRRRGREGIDAAGILPGFTGIAMHDAWAPYDSYPQAEHALCSAHVLRELVAVTERGSEKARCAAYRAIDAVLALKKAAEEARADGLDAIAVSVKDGELGALAQAVADGLKATATRSSKTEAKYHALFRRLTKRWNDYLRWVHDLTLPFDNNPAEQTIRMAKLRIKVSGCLRTLHGAQDFAAIRTYLATATRHEQPMLDVLIQAMRGSPWMPALG
- a CDS encoding transglycosylase family protein gives rise to the protein MLLSGTRKHIRPSMAARVIAVVGVTGAAAVAAPLMAAGSASAATASEWDAVAQCESGGNWSINTGNGYYGGLQFSASTWAAYGGTKYAATADQATKAQQIQIAEKVLASQGSGAWPACGKGLSKAAYTGSSNSVPSQRDQGATTRATEQQHTSRSTERPSIDKHQSVTTPTGKKVKKGHGEYKVVKGDTLSSIAEKHDVKGGWQKLFQLNRDIVEDADFIYPGQQLRLK
- a CDS encoding IS701 family transposase yields the protein MKAELLDVPVEVSDREWAEEWAGRLDDLLVGVGDLFGRVETQWHGEMCVRGLLGPVSRKNGWQLAEWAGERVPWNQQHLLDRAKWDVEGVRDFTRRYAVAELADDGVGAGPGGAGVLVVDETGFAKRGKASAGVARQHSGTLGGVFPCQIGVMCAWATGAGQALIDRELYLPREWTDEPDRCRAAHVPEQRGFLTKPRLAEAMIERALPDLPQEPGKVWVAADEVYGRERAFRSFLEEHRLPYVVNVQANSPVLQRPGWRHAARLVERVAREEDWVELPAGPSQLDTRTWQWWVRRLPGEEEMVDGQAWARWLVARRRLEDPGKRDYYLGWGPADTPVEEIVLVPGARWRVEEAIKLAKSACGMADYEVRSFHGWYRHVTLAQLAAAFLVGCDAATARENGPLARTRYGQPAPTAPVAERGGPA